aggaaaaccagaaaatgaGAGTGAACCAAAGCATGAGGAAGAGCCAAAGCCTGAGGAAaagccagaggaggaggaggagaagctaGAGGAGGAGGCCAAAGCAAAAGGAACTTTTAGAGAAAGGCTGATTCAATCTCTCCAGGAgtttaaagaagatatacacaacAGGCATTTAAGCAATGAAGATATGTTTAGAGAAGTGGATGAAATAGACGAGATAAGGAGAGTCAGAAACAAACTTATAGTGATGCGTTGGAAGGTTAATCGAAACCACCCTTACCCCTATTTAATGTAGTTTACCTTgatttttatctgatattaacaATACCATATAGCTTGCTTTTTATTAGCATTTCCTGATATTCCTTTGTCCATATTTCTACTTATAACCTGTTGCTATTAATGGTTTTAGATGTATCTCTTGTTATCTGCATCTCAttgtttattgtattttgaaCCAATCTAcaagtctctgtcttttaataaaAGAACtttactcatttgtaaaaaaGAGGTTCTTGGTaggatataaaatggaaaaaaggcTAAGTAATATGTGAATATCATATTTTTGAAAGGTAAAAAGTACatttgtatattacatatatggaCATAACTTGTGAAGGATGAAAGAAAGTATAGCTTCTCGGTGGTGGGATTAtgaatgatttttctccttttgcttatttgtattttctatattccTAAAATTAACACACATTATTATTGCTAGAATAATAAAAGCTTTATAACAAAAAGAAGCAACAAGCAGCACTTACTAGTTTATTTCAAAACGTATTGGGGCATTTAATATTTGTTGACAGAATTTTAGAAGCAAATGTGAACTTCAAAGCAACTCCAGACCACTTAGCTAGaataataaattttacatattttctcatctttaaaataaagaaaataatctcacAAGGATCTGGTGAGGGCCAAATAAGGTAATGACTGTGAGCTATGTTTGACAGAGTTGTGTTCCCATTCCCAACTCCATAAGAGATTAATTTCAGGGATTTGGAAGGGTGGAGAAAGTAGTTCTTATCTGTGATTAAGAACAAACCCAaggctgggtggctcacacctctaatcccaacactttgggaggctgaggtgggcggatcacgaggtcaggagattgagaccatcctggctaacatggtgaaacctcatctctactaaaaatacaaaaaatgagccaggcacggtggcgggcgcctgtagtcgcagctacttgggaggctgaggcaggagaatggtgtgaacccaggaggcggagcttgcagtgagccaagatcacgccactgcactccagcctgggtgacagagcaagactctgtctcaaaaaaagaaaaaaagaactgtgaGCTGGGTGCCACCTTTATGTTCATTTCCTGGTATGCCTGCCCAGCTTCTCATGCCCTTGCCCTTGATACTACCATATATACTGCGTTTCCTGCCCCTTCTGCTGGGTCCTGCACCTTCAGGCCCCTACCACTGTGAATGTGCTAGAATTCTCAAGTAGTGAAGCCCAGCATATTTCTTTGGCACCCCCAGTAAGCTGAGTTTCCAGACTGACCTTTAGAGAAGTTAGGAGATTGCCCATCTCTTCAATTTAGATAGACACTTATGCAGTGCCACATGAGTCATGATGTCTTATAGATATCTTGGCAACTTTGGGATTTTAACTTTCTACCCATAAGGCTCAGACATGATAAGTCCATCTGGGAGTTGGACTAGAAGACAAATCTGAGTAACAGACATTATGCTTTACTCAGAATTGCTGCCGTGGATCTGAAGACTACCATTTTATCTTCCTGACTCCTATTTCCTTAGGACAAATGATTTCTCCCAGAAGACTGGTGGCGGGTCCTCCTCATCTGTTCAACAGATATCTCTAGACTTGTAtaaattttgaaggaaaattcAAGTCAGATTTTGGAATAACCCCACCCCTGGCTGGAAATATATGAAAGTGCTGTATAGGCCTTATTATGTGTCTATATCTACatatctctgtctgtctgtctgtctgtctatctatctatctatctatctatctatcatctatctatcgtctttctttctttctttttttttttttttttttttttgaggtggagtcttactctgtctcccaggctggagtgcagtggcacgatctcagcttaccacaacctccgcctcccaggttcaagcgattcttgtgtctcgcctcccgagtagct
This portion of the Macaca thibetana thibetana isolate TM-01 chromosome X, ASM2454274v1, whole genome shotgun sequence genome encodes:
- the TCEAL9 gene encoding transcription elongation factor A protein-like 9 codes for the protein MKSCQKIEGKPENESEPKHEEEPKPEEKPEEEEEKLEEEAKAKGTFRERLIQSLQEFKEDIHNRHLSNEDMFREVDEIDEIRRVRNKLIVMRWKVNRNHPYPYLM